ACGAGAACCTGCACACGTTTACTGCTTCTGAATGGTGCGCACCGATGCCTACGAGAACCTGAACATGTTTACTGCTCCTGAATGGTGCGCACCGACGCCTACGAGAACCTGCACATGTTTACTGCTCCTAATTGGTGTGCACTGACGCCTACAAGAACCTGCACGCATTTACTGCTTCTGAATGGTGCACACATTTACTGGTCCTGAATGGTGCGCACCAACGCCTACGAGAACCTGCACACGTTACTGCTCCTGAATGGTGCGCACTGACACCTACGAGAACCTGCACACGTTTACTGCTCCTGAATGGTGCGCACCGACACCTACGAGAACCTGCACACGTTTACTGCTCCTGAATGGTGCGCACTGACACCTACGAGAACCTAAACACGTTTACTGTTCCTGAATGGTGCACACCGACGCCTACGAGAACCTAAACACGTTTACTGCTCCTGAATGGTGCGCACCGACGCCAACGAGAACCTGCACACGTTTACTGCTTCTGAATGGTGCACACCGACGCCTACGAGAACCTGCACACGTTACTGCTCCTGAATGGTGTGCACCGACGCCTACGAGAACCTGCACACGTTACTGCTCCTGAATGGTGCGCACTGACGCCTACGAGAACCTGCACACGTTACTGCTTCTGAATGGTGCGCACCGACGCTTATGAGAACCTGCACACGTTACTGCTCCTGAATGGTGCGCACTGACACCTACGAGAACCTGCACACGTTACTGCTCCTGAATGGTGCGCACTGATGCCTACGAGAACCTGCACACATTTACTGCTCCAGAATGGTGTGCACCGATGCCTGCGAGAACCTAAACATGTTTACTGCTCCTGAATGGTGCGCATCGACGCCTAGAAAAACCTACAAACATTTACTGCTCCTGAATGGTGCGCACCGACGCCTACGAGTACCTGCACACGTTTACTGGTGGGCATCACTGAAGGGACAGCAGGTTTCGAcagcgacttatggaaccccctgcgacccctccttttgcgatttccagaggaccggtaccccttctgtcccaccctgtacggctcagataccgacagactctccccactacgcaactgcatacgagaccccaccactttcttccatcccccctgcagtgCATCGGTGGCTACATCAGCAGCAGGAccggcggacggggtgtgaagggaagtgagacctcggggactgagtgcggtatcgactgagcagggaggaaggggagcacgatggctatggcaggacggcccccactgggttagctccccagtggtccaattgaattggaggttgtgcaacgccagccacggcatccctagtaccatgtctaccgacattttctccatcaccaggaatgatagaccttccgagtggcgaccccccaccatgagttgtaacactggggtcctgcATCgcaccaagcccgaagcaagaggggtagcatcaatgctagcaaaacgaattggcgtcatcagcgccacaaattcagccctcaggggctcaacgagacgcatgcttatcaggttagcggctgctccggaatcaataaacgcctgccctgggcgggagaagttccggaatctaacctggcaggataccagaagtctaggacgtacctgtggtcctaggcgatcctccctgcaatcgcctaggacttggagtctttctgccgattcagactgtggacgctgaggcctcagggggcaggttatcacccgatgtccagctttcccgcagtagaggcagagatgatgcaataaccgaacccggcgtcgctccttggggtccagcgggtccagttccataggttcgggaacagagactggtacggaagaggagggaacaggacaaacgacctccctgactctacaggtcagtctatcttgcttcccagccctgagcctcctatctgccttcaccgctagctccatagcctcctttaaggacccgggaacgggatgggagatcaacagttctttgaccgcgtccgagagaccttgcagaaaaacgtctttcagggcactatcgttccatgcagtatcacctgcatagcgtctgaaattggagcaataatcctccacacaaagcgacccctgatgcagcgccagcaaccgcgaaaccgccaaccccactcggtccggttcatcgaagatacccccgagttcctgaaaaaaggagtccaccgactgcagggagggggaaccctcgggaatggaaaaggcccaggtctgggcagagccccgcagcagggacattataagcccgaccctgtgggcctccgagccggaagaacggggacgcatctgaaaaaacaggcgacacgcctgttgaaaaacgaaaaacttgttcctctcccaagagaacacctcgggaagagggcacttgggttcgggactggtaaaggcgttctgcccctgcgacaacgcccactgctcctgggccaccatgcgagctgacaaatcccggatcaccggcaccaggtcttgcagctggtttgccagggcgctgatcgccgccatgaaaaggaaaacagtattttaagggccagttattatgttacggcactctgccccccgagcaccaggtggggtgccctgatcttcccgcaccccactgtccctgcctacttgcctcggccctggctaaccccaggcggacaactggacgacggtccctgccctggctagggacctggcgactgacaagaaggaagctacctaatggggggaacagagtgccgacaggggaggcagatggaacagaccaacaaaacttacaaggctggagatggagctcacaggcaaactggaaggatactggatagcaactagtgcagACTGAGCCAGACTAGACTAGAGGCCAACAGAACCAACAAGAACAGACAGAGCAGTAGGGAACCAaaaggagctgaccggcaactagggactggctgaggataactgcagacagactggctaggtgcacgcagaaccaataactggcagtgagctcaattcactgccagtcttttaactacaaggcTTTGCCCAGGGGCGAAGAGTAGGAGGAGgccactccacccactgctgtataagaagaacggaggagtgcgggcggcaccctacggcggacatgcccacgccgccgcccaccggccgccccaagccgctgggataaccccgacacagggctccaggccgccggagccgacgcgcgccgactgcgggaccccgtgccgcgctgcatggtaacagacgCCTACGAGAACCTGCACATGTTTACTGCTCCTAATTGGTGTGCACTGACACCTACAAGAACCTGCAATTCCAAATAGTAAATGGATCACAGCACACGTAAACCCTGTGTATCTCCAGGGAAGATATTCCACTCCAAGAGGTGCTCGCTCTCAAaagtcctggatcctggaccgtattccaaatagcaaagaagagtagataagagcagcactcaggggttaattccagagaaactttattgcccacaacgtttcaactcagaagagtctttgtcaagtgctgGGTTACATACACACATGCCAACATTAAATAGTTACCATAactccgcctccaccaatcacatacaTAGAAACAACATCACATTACATCATGTCCACCTCCATTGGGTGAATCAGTTTCACATCACCGGTGCAGCATAATCAAAATCAATACAACCATAGTGTTTTATTTACCCTCACATGTGTTTCTGACGGGTACTGGAGAGGTCGCACATTGATGACGTCACTCCTGTCCGGGACTCCTGTCTTTAACATCACAGAATTCAATCTGTGTGTTTCCCATGCATACGTCAGAGTCAGCTGACAGAGCACATGATCGGAGCTCACGCCCGGCTCCTCCCACGCAATCCGGCCGCTGAACCCAGCAGTATCAAGGGACTCCTTCAGTCTGTACGTCACTCGCAACTGGCAGAACACGTGATCGGAGCCTCCACCGGACCTCCCCCACATGCATCAGTCGCTGGAAAGTGCCTGACATGTTCTATACTACTCATTACTAGTTATCACTTATGTTAATACAATATCTTTACCCAAATCTGGCTCAGGATCAATGATCCCGCCGTAAAAACCGGGAGGGATATCATCAAGCCATAGCCATTGATAGTGTGACCTTCCACCTGTAGTCGCATGACCACATGTGTAGGTGCACAAACAGGGCTTTACCCTAAGAGACAGTGTCAATTATATGTCATATGTACACCTTACAGCAAGTACATGTGGAATCATATAACTAGCGCTAGTCAATACCTGGACCCATATTGATATATCATTGGCACTATACACCTATGGTAATCAATTGAACAACATGAGACCTCAAAAGATCAACAACGCATAATATGTCATGCTAGtatgtttttattcatttattctgttattttatacAATGTAGCACCGGACATGGGAAACTGCATCACCCAAAGGAacctacaaaaaaacaaacaagtgttAAAAAAGGAAGGGTAAAAACAATACACAAAGAATCAATGCTAAACCAATTCATCAAAAACAAGTCAATCTACAAATAATAAAGGGTTATACTCCACATTAAGGCCCCTGGGGGTTAGGGAATCTAACCTGAAAATCCATTTGGCCTCCAATAGCTTCAACCTCCGTTCCCTGTCTCCCCCCCTCTCGTCTCTCTCAACCGAATCGATAACCATAAATCGAAACTGACTAATCGAATGGTTGTGATCTTCAAAATGTCGGGGAATGGGGAGGTCGAGTTTTCTGGTCCTGATATTGCTTTTGTGGTTTGACATGCGTTTCCGAACCTCCGTGGTTGTTTGTCCCACGTATTGAAGGCCGCATGGACAACTGATTAGATACACCACAAACGCAGACCAGCAACTGTACCATCCACGAATCCGAAATCTTTTACCTGTCCTTGGATGTGCAAAACTATCCCCCTTAACCATGTTGTGGCATGACGCACAACCAAGGCAAGGAAAGTTACCGTTTTTTATAGGTGCCAATGTTCTCTGTATTGAGCCACTGGGACCAGGGGAAGACGTGCAAACAAGACGGTCTTTCAAGTTCCGTGCCCGCCTATACGCCATCATGGGTGGATCAGTGAACTCCACGATGTCCGGGTGGCTCCTCGCCAAAACATGCCAGTGTTTGTTCAATATAGAACAAATTTCCCCACTGTGGGCTCCATAAGTGGACACAAACGGGATGCGTTTCATGGTGGCCTTGTTACTTTTTGAAGGACTAAGAATCGACGTCCGAGCTATCTGCTTCACCCTGTACGTCTGTTTACTTAACAGATCCTGTGGATATCCCCTAGCAGCGAATTTTCTACACATAGCCTCCAATCTGTCATCGAAAAATTCATCGCTAACCACCCGCCGGACCCTGAGCATCTGACTCCAGGGTAGAGATCTCATCATGGCCGGCGGGTGGCAGCTCGAGTATTGTAATAAATTATTACGGTCAGTGGGCTTAGTGTATAAATCCGTTACTAGACCGGATCCTTGTTTTATAATCAGAACATCCAAGAACTGGATAGATTTATCCGATGCAGAAAGGGTGAACTTCAATTCAGGAAGAAGATTATTTATTTCTTCATGGAACGCTTTTAGTTGTTCCATTGAGCCATTCCAAATGAGGAACACGTCGTCAATGTACCTccaccagacctgggcaaaggCCCAGGCTGGGGAGGTACAAAGACGCGTTTCCTCAATGTACCGCATGTATATGTTTGCATACGAAGGGGCCATGTTAGACCCCATCGCAGTCCCTTGTAACTGCCGGTACAGCttgccacagtacagaaaaaagttgTTAGACAACACCATCAATAACAGTGTACGCACCAAATTAACACATTCCTCAGGTAAAGTTGACCGAGACAGAAAAAATTCCACTGCCGCTGTGCCGACCTCATGCTGAATAATTGTGTATAACGATGATACATCAAAAGAGGCCAAAATGGCCTCCTCTCTGACAGTAATACGTTCAAGTTTACACAAAAAGTCAGATGTGTCCTTAATGTATGATGTAGCCTCTGTGGCATGCTGTCTCAATATAACATCAAGAAAACGGGAGACATTATTGAACAGAGACCCCCTCCCTGATACAATGGGTCGACCTGGAGGGCGTTGTATGTCCTTGTGGACTTTCGGTATTGTAtaaattttggccaaaataggaTATTCAGGATACATAAATTCAAGCAATTGTTGATCGATTAACCCATCACTCCTCGCCTGATCTAAGACCAACTTCAATTGAGATCGAACTGTACTGGTTGGATCCGACGTTAACACTTCATAAACCAGAGTGTCTGACAGTTGGGTACTCAATTCTTGGTGGTAATACTGGGAGTCCATGATGATAATGGCCCCTCCCTTGTCCGCCGGGCGGATCGTTATTGAATCATCACTGCTCAATGAATTTATCGCCAGCCACTCTGCTTTACTCATATTAGGTCGGATCCGCCGTCTATTCGATCGATCACGTAACCTAGTAATATCATGATTTACCAGATTCTTATAGACATCAACCGCAGCATCACTTACTGGTGGCTGAAATTTACTCGGATTGCGTAGACCCGTACCCCTAAATGAAAATGATGTAGTAGCATTCGCAATAGATTCATTTGAGGTTTGATTGGTCTCAGCAGAGGCAAAATAAGTGCGTAGCCTCAAGCGTCTGATAAATTGTCTAATGCTGATATCCATATCAAACCATTCAGTGTTTACTGTTGGAACAAAGGACAAGCCCTTAGATAAGGCCCGCTCCTGTATGGAGGACAAGGATTTAGAAGAAATGTTAACCACAGGTACCTCCATTATCTCCTGGTCCGGGATCCTGACCGCGTCTGTATCGTCCTGGGATTTCTTGCGGGACCGGTTGTGTTTTCTTCCTCCTCGTCTCTTTCCCTTGTACGGATTGAGGTGGCGGCCCCTCTCGGGGGTCGTTGACCTAAAAAAGATTCCGTTGTGGAGGAAGATAAACCCAACTCCTCAGCTGACTCAGATCCTGCCGAAGACCAACCAAACTGGGATCTGCCCCATCGTGGTCTTCTTTGTCTCACCCTTTTATTAGCAGGGTTCTTGCCAGGTTGTCTATTGGGAGTATTTTGCCAGTTATAGACCTTCCCTGTTATATAATCCTGCTCATCTCTAGACCATTTGTTACGTTTCGTATACTCAACGTCGTTCCTGTACCTTTGCAGAGCTGTTTTAATTTTCTCCATGCAGATATTCAAGTCATGCTCTGACATCATGGTGCGAATCTCTTGCTCCATCGTCTCAATAGTTGCTGAGGTCTTCGTTATTtcatcctgtaggaactccagGTTGAGTAAAATCAAATCAAAAGCAAATTTATTTGCTATACCCACAAATTTTTCCAAAAAGGCTTCGTTATCAGCAAATAATGTGGGACGAGTATGTGGACGCAAACCCCTAGGGATTCTTTGTGCCAAAAAGTACTCCCGTAACGTCGTGGAGTGTAATTTAGAGGCAATAAGGTGTTTATTCATTGATTCAAATTTGCGCAGATGCACCTTCACGTCAGGTGTACTAAATAAGGCATTGTCCTTCTCAGAGCGGTCAATGATGCGGAGTGCATCATCAACTGTGTATGAAAACACTTTAGGCTTACCAGACTCCCCAGCTGGTCGATTCAAGATGGAGGGATCTTCTAGTGGTGCCCGCGAACCCGGATCCATACTTCCAGCAATTCCAAATAGTAAATGGATCACAGCACACGTAAACCCTGTGTATCTCCAGGGAAGATATTCCACTCCAAGAGGTGCTCGCTCTCAAaagtcctggatcctggaccgtattccaaatagcaaagaagagtagataagagcagcactcaggggttaattccagagaaactttattgcccacaaccgtttcaactcagaagagtctttgtcaagtgctaGGTTACATACACACATGCCAACATTAAATAGTTACCATAactccgcctccaccaatcacatacaTAGAAACAACATCACATTACATCATGTCCACCTCCATTGGGTGAATCAGTTTCACATCACCGGTGCAGCATAATCAAAATCAATACAACCATAGTGTTTTATTTACCCTCACATGTGTTTCTGACGGGTACTGGAGAGGTCGCACATTGATGACGTCACTCCTGTCCGGGACTCCTGTCTTTAACATCACAGAATTCAATCTGTGTGTTTCCCATGCATACGTCAGAGTCAGCTGACAGAGCACATGATCGGAGCTCACGCCCGGCTCCTCCCACGCAATCCGGCCGCTGAACCCAGCAGTATCAAGGGACTCCTTCAGTCTGTACGTCACTCGCAACTGGCAGAACACGTGATCGGAGCCTCCACCGGACCTCCCCCACATGCATCAGTCGCTGGAAAGTGCCTGACATGTTCTATACTACTCATTACTAGTTATCACTTATGTTAATACAATATCTTTACCCAAATCTGGCTCAGGATCAATGATCCCGCCGTAAAAACCGGGAGGGATATCATCAAGCCATAGCCATTGATAGTGTGACCTTCCACCTGTAGTCGCATGACCACATGTGTAGGTGCACAAACAGGGCTTTACCCTAAGAGACAGTGTCAATTATATGTCATATGTACACCTTACAGCAAGTACATGTGGAATCATATAACTAGCGCTAGTCAATACCTGGACCCATATTGATATATCATTGGCACTATACACCTATGGTAATCAATTGAACAACATGAGACCTCAAAAGATCAACAACGCATAATATGTCATGCTAGtatgtttttattcatttattctgttattttatacAATGTAGCACCGGACATGGGAAACTGCATCACCCAAAGGAacctacaaaaaaacaaacaagtgttAAAAAAGGAAGGGTAAAAACAATACACAAAGAATCAATGCTAAACCAATTCATCAAAAACAAGTCAATCTACAAATAATAAAGGGTTATACTCCACATTAAGGCCCCTGGGGGTTAGGGAATCTAACCTGAAAATCCATTTGGCCTCCAATAGCTTCAACCTCCGTTCCCTGTCTCCCCCCCTCTCGTCTCTCTCAACCGAATCGATAACCATAAATCGAAACTGACTAATCGAATGGTTGTGATCTTCAAAATGTCGGGGAATGGGGAGGTCGAGTTTTCTGGTCCTGATATTGCTTTTGTGGTTTGACATGCGTTTCCGAACCTCCGTGGTTGTTTGTCCCACGTATTGAAGGCCGCATGGACAACTGATTAGATACACCACAAACGCAGACCAGCAACTGTACCATCCACGAATCCGAAATCTTTTACCTGTCCTTGGATGTGCAAAACTATCCCCCTTAACCATGTTGTGGCATGACGCACAACCAAGGCAAGGAAAGTTACCGTTTTTTATAGGTGCCAATGTTCTCTGTATTGAGCCACTGGGACCAGGGGAAGACGTGCAAACAAGACGGTCTTTCAAGTTCCGTGCCCGCCTATACGCCATCATGGGTGGATCAGTGAACTCCACGATGTCCGGGTGGCTCCTCGCCAAAACATGCCAGTGTTTGTTCAATATAGAACAAATTTCCCCACTGTGGGCTCCATAAGTGGACACAAACGGGATGCGTTTCATGGTGGCCTTGTTACTTTTTGAAGGACTAAGAATCGACGTCCGAGCTATCTGCTTCACCCTGTACGTCTGTTTACTTAACAGATCCTGTGGATATCCCCTAGCAGCGAATTTTCTACACATAGCCTCCAATCTGTCATCGAAAAATTCATCGCTAACCACCCGCCGGACCCTGAGCATCTGACTCCAGGGTAGAGATCTCATCATGGCCGGCGGGTGGCAGCTCGAGTATTGTAATAAATTATTACGGTCAGTGGGCTTAGTGTATAAATCCGTTACTAGACCGGATCCTTGTTTTATAATCAGAACATCCAAGAACTGGATAGATTTATCCGATGCAGAAAGGGTGAACTTCAATTCA
This genomic window from Eleutherodactylus coqui strain aEleCoq1 chromosome 12, aEleCoq1.hap1, whole genome shotgun sequence contains:
- the LOC136586920 gene encoding uncharacterized protein isoform X2 codes for the protein MDISIRQFIRRLRLRTYFASAETNQTSNESIANATTSFSFRGTGLRNPSKFQPPVSDAAVDVYKNLVNHDITRLRDRSNRRRIRPNMSKAEWLAINSLSSDDSITIRPADKGGAIIIMDSQYYHQELSTQLSDTLVYEVLTSDPTSTVRSQLKLVLDQARSDGLIDQQLLEFMYPEYPILAKIYTIPKVHKDIQRPPGRPIVSGRGSLFNNVSRFLDVILRQHATEATSYIKDTSDFLCKLERITVREEAILASFDVSSLYTIIQHEVGTAAVEFFLSRSTLPEECVNLVRTLLLMVLSNNFFLYCGKLYRQLQGTAMGSNMAPSYANIYMRYIEETRLCTSPAWAFAQVWWRYIDDVFLIWNGSMEQLKAFHEEINNLLPELKFTLSASDKSIQFLDVLIIKQGSGLVTDLYTKPTDRNNLLQYSSCHPPAMMRSLPWSQMLRVRRVVSDEFFDDRLEAMCRKFAARGYPQDLLSKQTYRVKQIARTSILSPSKSNKATMKRIPFVSTYGAHSGEICSILNKHWHVLARSHPDIVEFTDPPMMAYRRARNLKDRLVCTSSPGPSGSIQRTLAPIKNGNFPCLGCASCHNMVKGDSFAHPRTGKRFRIRGWYSCWSAFVVYLISCPCGLQYVGQTTTEVRKRMSNHKSNIRTRKLDLPIPRHFEDHNHSISQFRFMVIDSVERDERGGDRERRLKLLEAKWIFRFLWVMQFPMSGATLYKITE
- the LOC136586920 gene encoding uncharacterized protein isoform X4; protein product: MDISIRQFIRRLRLRTYFASAETNQTSNESIANATTSFSFRGTGLRNPSKFQPPVSDAAVDVYKNLVNHDITRLRDRSNRRRIRPNMSKAEWLAINSLSSDDSITIRPADKGGAIIIMDSQYYHQELSTQLSDTLVYEVLTSDPTSTVRSQLKLVLDQARSDGLIDQQLLEFMYPEYPILAKIYTIPKVHKDIQRPPGRPIVSGRGSLFNNVSRFLDVILRQHATEATSYIKDTSDFLCKLERITVREEAILASFDVSSLYTIIQHEVGTAAVEFFLSRSTLPEECVNLVPLGDAVSHVRCYIV